The Paenibacillus beijingensis nucleotide sequence CGGTTCCGTCGATTCGTATTCGCCGATCGCCCGTCCGTTGATTAAAGTTCGCGTCGTAACGGACATGTAGGACGACTTCCGGTGGAACCGCGGCTTTCGGATCATTCCGATCAGCCACCATAGGAAAACCGCCAGAAGCACCAGCGCAAGGATCGGCAGCCCCCATCTGTACCACCAGGGTACGTCCTGGACCGTCGCGGTGTACTTGACCGTTGCCTGCTCGTTCGGGAAGGTCCCGTTTATCGTGAGCGTCAGCGGGATTTCCCCGGCGTCCGTGAACCATACGTTCCAGTGCGGACGCGGCTGAAGCAGAATCTCGCTGCCCTCCTGCTTCACGTCGAAATGGATTTTTTTTCCGTCGGCATCGACTTTAAGCGAAGGCAGAATCTGCGCCAATTCCTCTTTTCCAACCGGCTCGCCGTCCGCGGTTACGATGAACCGCAGCGGTTCCGCATCCTCCAGCTTGTCCACGCGGGCCGACCATTCGACCTGCCCCGATTCCATGCCGAACTTGCGCGGCGCGTGCCCCCGGAATTCGAGCGACTGCTCCTTCTGAAAAAAACCTTTGATGCGCACCTGCGCGTTCACTTTGGTGAAGTCCTTGACCGGCATATCAAAGGGCGCCGTATACGCCTGCAGCTCGTCGTCCCACTGGAACGCCAGTGCGTTGCCGTCATCCAGCGAACCTGTGACCTCCACCAGCTTCCTTGTAGCGGGAAGCAGATCGAGCGGGTCGTTCGTGGCATTGCTCTTCACCAGCTTGACCACGGCGAGCATCTGGCTGCCGAAGAAAAACGCATTTTCCTGCTGGCCGAGCGTACCGTCCGGATTGCGGTTATATACCGCCAACCGGAAGTCCAGTGCGGGCTCGGCCAGCAACTGCACCCGATCCTTGCGGGAGTCGGCCCCCTTCATCTCAATTCGGTATTCGCCGTCCTGCATGATGCCTTCATCCGACAAGTCCCGGTATTGTGTGATCTGACCGAGAATCGGCGGGTTGAGATTCGCTTTATCCTTCGGGGTCACGATCTGGTAAGGTCCTTCCGTGCCGGTGCTTCCGCCCTGGTTGATCGTAAGCTTCCCCTGGTCATTCGGGATGGTGACCCCGGCCGAGTTTTGAACGACCTGCTCCAGCAGCGTCAGCCGCTTGATCGGGAATAAAGAGTTGAACTGAATGCCGTTGCTAGTAAAAACAGGATGCAAGCTGACCGCCGTTCCCGACTCGGGGTCGCGGTTTGTGATGAGCGCTGCGACCTCATTGATTTTACTGATAATATTTTGCTGCCCGTTGCTTTCAATGACCTTCGCGTCGAGCGCATCCTGCCACATCTCCTTGATGCTGCTCATCATCCTCTTGTCTTCTTCGTTCAAATACTGCTCGATCGTAACGAGCGCGCTCCGGGTTGTTGCGTTGTACGACTGCATCGTCTGGCGGTAGGCCAAAAATTGCTCGCGGGCGCGCTTCATGTTTCCTTCGGGATCGGCGACATTGTCTTCGGCCGGGTCGAAGTCGTTGAACACGCCATCGGTCAGTACGACGAGCCAAAACTCGGAATCCGGATTGGCCTTCGCCTTGTCCATCAGATGCTTCATGGCCGTCTGGACGGATAAGAAAGGGGTCGGCGTATTGCCGTCATCCACCCATTGCTGCACGGACCGGATGGAGCCCTGCCGCTTATCCGAGGAGAGCGCAATCTCTTCAACCTTCGTCGGGTCGCTCATGCGGGTAACGTAAAGATTGTCCTCCGGTGCCAGCAGTCCCGCGAGGCTCTGCAGTGAGTAGTTCGCATACTTCCAATTGTCGATCTGCATGCTCTGGCCCGTTGAGGGATTTCGTGCATACTTCATGCTGCCCGAATCGTCGAACACGAGTGCAACCACCCGGTTCTTCACGAAGGACTGCCCGGCCGCCGCAACACGCGGTGTTTGGGGCAGACATAGAATAGATACGACAAATATCATCACGATCGTTAGGACTTTTTTCATAGTTACTCCCGTTTTTGGATGAATGTGGTCTAAAAGTACCGTTATGAATATTCCATAATTATAGTAAGTCTTCCTTTTCTTTGAAATCGATTTCTCTTGAAATCTCCTATAAAATTATATTTCACAATAAGTAACCGACTATTTGGCAACAAGTAGCCGACTTGCGTGTTTCTGCTTCTTAGACGATTTACGGCCGACAAAAGTCCTGGTTTCTTTTTTTGGAAGAAAAAAACAACCTCTGCCGCTTCTCTCCCTTCATCTTTCATCTTTCATCTTTCATCTTTCTTCTTTCTTCTTTCTTCTTTCTTCTTTCTTCTTTCTCCCTTCATTCTTTGAGCGGGTCGTTTTGGCCGAATCGGCCAATCGCAGCGGGAACAAAACCTATTCCCCGCGTTTCCCGTAGTGGTTGCTTTAACAGCCCGCTTGGTAGTCTTGTTTTAGAACAACAATCCGAACTGCCTTTAACCTACTTGATTGCATACCGATGAAGCTAAAATTCACCCCTTCCGTCCGCGCGTGTTGAACCCTTGTAGGGCTGAGAAGATAGATAACGAGTTTAATTGCTTGATGAATCAGCCATGTTGTGATACATTTTAAGCAAAATTAACGGTATGAAGCACTTACCGCTTTGATACGTTCTGCTCATTCGGGCTTTGCGTATTGAGGCGGTTTTTTGCTTATTATGAGATTTGGTGGGGGAGAGGATGGGATTGTTTGATGCCGTTTATGAAGATTGGTTGTCCAAACAAATAGCCGAGGAGAAAAACCGTAGAAGACGGGAGCTTTTAGAGAATGGTTTGGGACACGGAACAATTGAGTTCTTACGCTCGATATGGTTCCCAGCCATCGGCAACCTGGATCATCTGTATCCCGAGCACGAAGTGCGGGACCTGGGTAATCGATATCGCTATCTTGATCTTGCTTATATGCCGGGGAACGCGAAAGGCTGCATTGAGATCCAAGGCTACGCTACACATGCCAGAGATATCCAAGCAGGGAGGTTTAAGGATTTATGTATGAAGCAAGCGCTGCTTGTCCTCGATGACTGGTACTTCATGCCTGTCGCTTACTTGTCCATTCGGGATGATCCGGGGATCTGCAAGCAATTGGTGCTCTCCTTTGTCGGGAAATTCCTGTCGAACTCGCTGCATTCTGATCTGCACTGGGCGGAAGCAGAAACGCTGCGCTTTGCCCGTAGACTGATGCGTCCTTTCGCTCCCAGGGAGCTTTCTTCCCATCTAAGGCTTTCGGAGCGCCACACCAGAGTAATCATTCATGATTTAGTAGACAAAAAATTGCTGTCCGTAGCAAGCGGAAATCAGCGATACCGTACGTTTCGGCTCAGCTCGACTCATTCCGGTTCGATTCATTCCGGCTGAGATCGTCATTAAATGCCAGGTTATTTCCTAACGGCTGCCACAGCCGCTAATTTGATGAAAATGACCCATTTTAAATTTTAACGGAGCTGAGCGCCTTTATTGTATGCACGAATGGTCATATTTCAACGGAAACCTTCAGATAAGGTCTCTGACAACCGTTAAATTTTGCAAAAGGGCATTTTGAGCACAATAAGGTCTTGGTTAGCCGTTAGCGCTCGAAGGTCATCCACTCCGTCCGCGCGGGGTGAACCTCCAACCTCATGGCTGCCAGTGAAGCGCTCTCCCGGCTGAGCTATGGCCCCAATAGTTCAGACATGATGCCAGCTAATGACCTATTTCGTAATCATTTCGAACCCGGTCGGATTGAAAAGAGAGATATCGCATTGGGTATGGCCCTCCATTGTTAGAACCGCAAGTATTTCTCCGAACAGAAAGCCGGACTCCTTCTTCATCAGAGGAGTCCGGCTGTGCCGGGGCATGGCGCTTAACAGCATCCGCTCCGGATAACCGGGATGAACGATACCGGAAAAAGCGGCGGGAGAAAGTGCTAGATAAACCACCACAGTCCATCTCTTATTTCAACAAGACGTCATCGTACTCTTTGTGGCGGTCGAATTGGCTTTTGGCGAAAGGGCACAGGGGCATGATCTTGATCCCTTCCTCCCGGGCAAATTCGACGAGCCGCTTCACTAACGCTTGTCCGACTCCTTGACCCCGCAGACGATCGGAAACAATCGTGTGGTCGACGATAATTTTATCGTTTCCAGTAGGAACATAATGGATTTCCGCATCTTTATGATCCTGTTCGCCTACATAAAAACTGTTCGTATCTTTTTTGATTTCGATCATGAAACCACTCCCCCCAAAAGTTTGCTGCATCGTTTTATATTTTTTGCTTTTCCAGCCCCAAATGTTCGTTTCTCATCGTTGTATATTCAGGCATTTCCTGCCTCGTTATCTTTTCGGATATATTGCAACGCGCCGCTTGGGCATGTATCGATAAGAGCTGCAATTTTGTCGGCGGATTCTCCATCGGCATTTACCCATGGCTTCCTCTTCACATTGAACACTTCCGGCAGCCCTCTCACACAATTTGCCGAATGAATGCATCTTTCCGGGTGAAATAAAACGTCGATATGTTCCCCTGTATATCGCTTGACTTCATCGCTCATTACGATCACTCACCCTTCGGCTCTTTCATTTCGTATCGAGATATCCTTATTATCAATCAAAACGGATATATGATCAATCCGATTGATAGGGAGCGCATTTAGATGATAGGGAGCGCAGTTCATAGAACGAGATGTTTATTCAAAATAAGACCGTCTCCACATGCGGAGACGATCTTATTCCCTCATGGATCAGCTATTTCACTTATTTACCAGATACGCCGCAACTTCAGCCAAACGTGAAGCATAACCCCACTCGTTATCGTACCAGGCTGCGATCGATAAAATTTCGCCCTGTAATTGGGTCAACGGAAGGTCAATGATGGAAGAGTGGGAATCGCCTACGATCCGGGAAGACGCCCATTCACCTTCGAGAACATCCAACACTCCCTTTAGCTCGCCCTCTGCGGCGGCATTGCGGAATAGATCGTTTACTTGCTCTACCGTGGACGGCTTTTCCGTCACCAGGTTTAATTCGGCGATGCTTCCGGTACGAGTCGGGATCCGGTATGCCTTACCCGTAATCTGCAAATCGTTCCAAATAAATTTCAGAGCCTTGGCAGCTCCGGATGAAGAAGGAATAATATTTTCCGCGGCGGCCCATGAATCGCGCCGATCCTTCATCGGCTGATCGGTCAGCGATTGCGTGTTCGTATAGGAATGAACCGTCGAGAACAAGCCGTATTTGATTCCGAAGTTTTCTTTCACGATTTTGACGACTGGAGCGAGTGCATTGGTCGTGCAGCTTGCCATACTAATGATCTTGTGCTTGTCCGGATCAAAGCTGTCCAGATTGATCCCTTTAAGCAATACGGCATCGCAATCTTCAAGAGTTTTGCTCGGTCCGCTGACTAACACCCGGTTTGCGCCGCGATCCAAATGGACTTGCGCAACAGCACGGGTGACGGCCCGGCCTGTGCAGTCGATGACGAGATCGACATCCAGAGCTTTCCAATCCGGGACTTCTTTCGAAGAATTGATAAACAGAATTTCACGGCCGCCGATCACGATCAGACCCTCTTGTGCCGAGACCTTTTCGTGCCAACGCTTATAGTTGGTATCCACTTCGAAAAGAGCGGCAAGCGTTGCCTCGTCTTTAATATCCGAAATGGAAGCCGGAACAAACAGCTCATCCTGCAAAGCGACTCTTAATAATTGCCTGCCGATACGTCCAAATCCAAACACTCCAATTCTGCCCATCATAAACCTCCTTAAGGTTTTTCTGAAAGGAAAACCACTTCGTAAGCATTATCTTGAACAAATGACTTAACATTTTTATTATACTTACTTTTTAGTAGCGTTGTAAAATTAATTTTCAGAATATTAGATCGAAGCCGCTTTGGTTACTTTTCCGAACCGACAATCATTTTTCTGTATTCCGACGGGGTCATGCCCGTATATTTTTTAAACGTCCGGAGGAAGCTTCGGGAGTTGGCATAACCGACCTTCTCCGCAATATCGTTCACCTTCCTGTCCTTCTCGAGCAGCAGCGCCTTAGAGGCATTAATACGAATTTGAATCAAGTAATCGATGAAATTGTTCTCCGTATATTCCTTAAACAGCCTGCTGATGTAAGCCGGGCTGATATGAAATTGCTCCGCCAGAAGGTCGAGAGAGAGCTCGCTTTCCTGATAATGCTCCTGGATATATGCGGTCATCCGCTCAATCGTCTCATTTTTTCCGCGATGGCTCCGCTTCTCTTCGATTTTGGCGGACAGCTCCTCCAGAACGGAATAGACGAGCCGTTCCGCTTCCTTCCAATTATCGCAAAGTCCGATCTTCTCATAGATGCCGCTAAGGGAAGGGGCGGACGGCTCCTGTTCAATGCCAAGCGATTCGACCGTATACAGAGATTTCAGGATCAGTTCAAAGGACAATTGACGAATCAGCTCCGGCTCCAGGCTGCTTTCCACGGCGGCGCGGAACATGTCATCCATGTCATGGCGCACTGTTGTCATGTCCGTCTTTTTCAACGCGTCGGTGATCGAATGGACAAACCGGCTTAACCGGTAATAATGCTGGCTTTCGGACGGAAGCAGGTCTTCGATGGAAATGACCGAATTTTGGCCAAAAACCATTTTGTAACGGAGCGCCTTTTGCGAACCGGTATACGATAAGGGGATATCTTTCATTTCTTTGAAGCATGTGCCGACTCCAACGGTCACGACGATGCCAAACTGCCGCTTCATGATATCAAGCACCTGTTCCAGCAGCGCAAGCGTCCGCAGATGGTTCTGGTCCGCATCGCCTTCGGCAAAGCTGATGACAACCGCTGCCCGGCCGCCTCCCAAATCGATTGCGGCTCCCGCACATTCCGTATTGATCAGCTCTTCCGCCACGTTGCAAAACGCAAACGCAAAGAGCGATTCGTCCCGCGGGCTCAGAGTCGCTCCTTCTTTTTCGATTTCAGCCGTACAAACCAGAAACCATTCTTCGTAAAGCTTGGCCCCGACAAATTCAAGCTGCTGGCTCACCGATTGATAATCCGCTTTGAACCCCGTCAATATATCCATAATGATTTTCCACTTCAACATCGGCTTCGAATCCCGCAGATGCTTTGCGAGGTGATCACGGTCGATGACCATTTGGTCAAACACCGTTTCCAAATAGCCAAGCTGTGCCGTATTCCAAGACTGCGGATGCGACGGGTCGCTTGTGTACGCGCTCGATACTTTCCCGATCAGCCTCTCCAGCGGTCTAAACGTCCAGCGGTTTACATAAAACAAAGCGGCCAGCCCAAGCGCAATCATCAAACAGGCGAATAAAACGAGCAAATTACGGGTAATGTTCAGCGGTTCGTAAATTTTCGATTCCGGTATAATGCTGATCATCTTCCAGCCCGTATATTCGGAAGTCCGATAAAAAACCGTTTGCCGCACGCCGTCCAAATCGACCGTAAAAAAGCCGTTTTCTTTTTCCGATAACACGCGTTTAATGTATGGAAGCGCATTCATATTGTGGAATAATTGAGTTTTGTCATCATGGGTAACGACTTTTCCTTCCTTGTCCACAATCATTAAATGGCCGGCGTGCCGATCTTCGTAAACGGCTTTGACCATGTTATACACGACTTTTTCATTAATGTTGACGGCGACCAAGCCTTTGCGGAATCCCGGACTGCTGATCGCCGGATAGCTGCGGACAAGGGTAATGACATTGTGATTCTGGCTTCCATCCCAAGCCTGATGAGTGGGCAGCCATTTGAAATATTCGGACATATTCAAATAAGGCTTTAACCAATTGCTCTCGGGAGCGGCATTCTTGATGTAGGACTTATCTGTTAAAATATCGCCGCTTTTATCGGAATAGACATAGATTGAGGAATAATCGGGATTCGTACGAATGAAGTCGGTCAGTTTGGTGTTCAGCGCATAAAAGTTATTGTATTTCTGAGCGTCATCTTTATAACTGTCCATAATAAAGTAAACGAATTCGATGTCGTTTGTCAGGTTAAGCAAGTCCTTCTCCGTCTGCCGGAACACGACTTCAATTCGTTGATCGACCTGCTGAAGCAAAGCCGAGTTCGTATCGTTTAAATCCCTTTCCAGCGTCCCCATCGTACCGATGTAAGACAACCAAAACGTAAGGATGATAACGGTTAAAAAGACGACTCCGTAAACCAACATCACTTTCCCGGAAATGCTGATCTCCATTCAAGGACCCCCATCGGTTCGGCTATGGACACGGACGGCTCATACTTGGAAAAATTTATCGGCACAGTAAAGTATATCAAAGTCGGTACAAGTGCGTAAAACGGAATTTGGGGGATATTTTGAAATACATGCGATCCTGCAAAAATACTTTTTTTGTTGCACCGCTGCAGGTTTAGCGAGGAAGGACCTCCGACTCCGCTTTGCTTCAGCGGAATTGGAGGTCCTTTTGGGGGATAATCGACAACCCGCTTGCTGCGCTGTTTATAGAGTGTATGTGTCGATAATGCTTCGTATTCGCAATCCGCTCTGCAATTCGCTAAGCGTTGAAGGCGCGGAGAGATCTTCTTTACGGAGGATGATTCGTTTCGGACGACCCGCAGATAGGTGGATGAAATTATCGCTGAGCCGGACGTCATGACCGGTGAAATCCAACTCGACAAACGCGGCAAACGATTCGGAATGAAGGGTCAGGATGTAAGCATCGGCCTCTTCCGTCATTTCCGCCCGCAGCGCCGGCTCTGCAAAATGAAAATGTTTCGGTTTCACAAACAGGACGCAGCCTTCGCTGACAGCCCTTCCCTCCAATTCAAGTTCATATTCCAGGTAAACTTCACGGCTCTTGACCGGGTCTCCTCCAAGCACTTCGGCAAAATCCAGCTCCGCAGATCCCGCTGCCGAGAGCGCCTCGACCGTTATGCTCATCGAGCCTTGTTGAATGACGGCTGAGAGCCGGTCCCGGAGCCGCCAATGAACCATACCTTGAACAAGTTTCGGCGTATCGTTCGTGACGGCAAGCTTAACCTTCGTTCCCGTTTCTTCCGCGGACAGCAGCACCGGCGCATAAAAGCGTTTTGCGTAGTAATGCAGGGCTTTCCATCGGCCAAAATAATCGATGCTCGACCAGGATGCACCCGGCCAGCAATCGTTGAGCTGCCAATAGATCGAGCCCATGCAGCGGCCCCGGTTGCGGCGCCAATGCTCGACGCCATAGCGCATCGCTTCGGCTTGAAGCAGCTGCGAAACAAACAGCAGAGAATCGAAGTCCTTAGGGTACAGAAAATTTTCGGAGATACCCGCTATAATTTTCCCGTTGCCCGCCGGATTTTTTTGATGACTCTCCATCACGGAGCTGAAAATATTCCGGTCCCCCTGCTCCGTGAACGAATCCACCGTCTTCAACGCGGGGAACGATTGAAAGCCGAATTCCGAGCAGAAGCGGAAATAATGCTCCCGGTATGCCGTGAAAGGCTCCCCTCCGTGCCAAACGTCCCAGTAGTGGACATCGCCTTTATGCGGGGCGTTTGGCTCGTCAAAGCCGCCTCCCGAAGAAGGCGAAGCCTTCCAGTAAAACGTACCCGGATCAAGCGTCCGCATCAGCTCCGGAAGAATGATTTCAAACTGTTTCACATAGTCGGTCTTCAGCTTGGCCCGCTTCGGAAAGTCCCAATCGACCCAGGCCATTTCCATTTCGTTATTGCCGCACCAAAGGCCAAGCGAAGCATGATGGCGAATCCGTTTGACGTTATCGGCAATTTCGGCTTTGATCTGCTCCGTAAATTGTTCCGTCATTTCATATTCCGCACAAGCGAATAAATGATCCTGCCAAACGATCAAACCGTATTGATCGCATAAATCGTAAAAATAATCGTCCGGGTAATAACCGCCGCCCCAGACGCGGATGCAGTTGAAGTTCGCATCCCTGCAGTCGCGGATGAGCCGCTCCGTCCTTTCCTTGCTTTGCCGGGCCCTGATGTTATCCTCGGGGATATAGTTCGCCCCCATTGCAAACATCGAAACCCCGTTGACGACGAATTCGAACGTTTCGCCCCAGGAATCGGGTTCCCTCTTTACGGTCAGGGTCCGCAGTCCGATCGTATACTCCCGTTCATCCACCTGCATGCCGTCTTGCCTGAGCTCGAGCTGCAAGCGGTACAGAGGCTGTTTGCCGAGCCCGCTCGGCCACCACAGCTCCGGCTGATTGACCCGAATCCGGATATGCCCGGGGCTGGCGCCGCCCGGAAGCGTTTGGGCTTCGTTCAGCAAGCCGTCCGGCGTATACAGCATGGCGAGAAGCTCGAAGGAATCCGCACCGGGCGATGCCCCAAACGATTCGGCCGATACCCGGATATCCAGCAGAACGCCGCCTGAATCGTCGTGTTCCTGCGTTATGTAGACGTCACCCAGGCGTCCTTTGCGGTAAGCCGCCAAGTAAATATCCCGCCAAATGCCGCTGTCCGGCAGCTTCGGCCCCCAATCCCAGCCGAACATATAGTGCGCTTTGCGCAGATGCGGAAAGCCCTGCACAACATATTCGCCGTTCGCCGCCCACAGGCTGCGCTCCTTCTGCTTTTGCTCCACATATTCGACCGGAGAATAGAATATGAGCCGGAGCGTATTCACGCCGGAAACGATCTTGGACGTCACGTCAAAGCAATACGTACGATGCATATTCATCGTTTTCCCGATGATTTCTCCATTCAAACGCACTTCCGCTATCGTGTCGAGCCCTTCGCAGACGAGCTCCAGCCGTTCGCCTTCCAGCAGCGCGGGATCAACAATAAATTCACGCACATATTCATAAATTCGCCGGAACGAATCAAAGACTTCATACTGCCGCTCCCGGTAATACGGGTCGTTCATCTTGCCGGCGCGAATGAGATCGGAAGCGATCGAACCCGGCACGCGGGCGGGAATCCATTCTTCGCCCAAGGCTGCTTTCATCCTCCAGCTTCCGTTTAAATCCTGCTTGATCATGTTTGATCCCCGCTCTTCCTGTTTTGGGTGCCGTTACAAAAATTCGCTCAGCAGCATCAGGACCAAACCTTGTCCGTACAGTGTCGGATGACAAGGAATGGCGTTGTAGGCTTCGACCGTATCCAGAACCGGGGTTCCTCCCGAAACGCCGGATACCTCTCCATTTGCATCGATTTTTTGCAAAATCGCTTTTAAGGTTCGGTCCGCCGACTCCATCATGGAACGATCGAGAATGCCCTGCCTTACCCCCTGAGCAATACCGCAAGCAATTCCGGCGCTGCCGGACGTCTCCGGGTAAAAGTCGGAGCGGACCATGACGGTAGGCCACAGCCCGTCTTCCCGCTGGTACCGGATCAGCCCTTCGATCAGCAGGGTATACTGGCGGATCATTTCCTCGGAAATGGGACATATCCCCTCCAGCTCGCTCACAATCATCGGCACGCCGACGGCGACCCAGGCGTTCGCCCGGGTCCATCTGGCAGAAGACATATGATTGGCGGCGATGCAGTTCCACCCGTGAAAAAGCACATGCGTATCTTTATCCTGAAGAAGCCTCAAGTGAAGCTCGAGCTGACGGGCAGCTTCCCGTCCGTATTCCGCCCGCCCCGTCAATTTCGCCAATCGTGCCAAAAACAGAACGGCCATAAACACCGTATCCGCCCAAACCTGCTCCGGAAACCCCACATTTTCCGTCACCGTATGCTCAAACGCGCCTTCCCTCGTACGCGGAGCTTCATTCAGCATCCAATCCCCTGCCTTGACAGCCGTGTCGAAAAAGTAGGCGTCCGACGTATAACGAAACAGCTGCGGATAGATCGCAAACGGGGCCATGGAATTAATCACCTTGGCACGCTCCGCTTTGTCCCTGTTATTTTCCGCCCACGCGGCCAATTGATCGATGATTTCCTTCCGTCCGCTTCGTTCATAATAGGACAAAATCGCGATCACCCCGACTCCGGGCACCCAGTCCCATTGATCGAGGCCCATCGCCCACTTGTTGGCATGCGGCTTCAGCATATACTCGTACACCAGCCGGGCTTTGGCCGGAATGCTTTCCTGTGGTTCAATATGTTCCATTCCCCCCTGATCCTCCTTCTGCTATCCGCCTAATTTATCCGGTCCCGGCCGCACGTCCAGCGATATCGAAAGCTTCTTGCCGGGGACGGCGCTTTCGGCCGTCAGCCGGTCCGGTTCATGGGTGAGCATGACTTCAGGAACAGAGGCCGTTTCGCCGATCGATAACATAAACAAAAAGGCCGCTTTCTCCATCCGCGAAAAATGAAACGTCCGCTCCGCGCCCGCATAAATGACATAGTCGGCGGCCAAGATGCCGTCCTGCTCCGTCACTTCCCAACGAAGCTTCACGCCTTCATCCGGGGGATCCTTGGGCTTCCCGCTTTCATCCCCGGCTTCTTCATCGAACGCGCCGTAAACCGAACGGACCGCCGCCTGCATGTCGCCGATGCGCAGATGAACCGTTTCCGAATCGGACCTTTCACTCTCCACGTGATGGAGGGATCCGCCGATTTCGAACCGGATCCGCAAATCCGACGACGTGATGGAGCCGCCCGTTTTGTCCAACGAAGGGTGCGTGTTTCCTCCGTTCGTTAATAAGGTGAGGCCAAATAAGGCATTCCCCTCCATTTGATCGCAAGTCAGCAGGGCCGAGGATAAATCGTATCCATCGTTTAAAAATCTCATGTGCAAATAAGTCACTTCTCCGCCGTTATCGAAATACGCAACGAGGCTCCTGCACTGATTCCACATGATCTCCCGGCTAAACGAGCCCAACGTATAACGGGGATTCATATACGTTGTCGCCCATTTCTCCACTTCTTTCTGCTCGTCTTTAAAATACATGTCACGCACGGTGCATTCTTCCGGCGTACGGAAGTAAGGCAGGAACCGCATCGGGCACCGGATGCCGCTCTTGAACCACTCCGTAGAGTACTCAAGCCGATCGGACGAAAGAAAAGAAGCGGCGCCAGCTGTCGCGATCTGCAAAAAAGATTGCGCGTACGGCTGCAGCAGCGTGCTGTAGCTGCGGGTATGCGGACCGGCCCACTGCCTCGTCGGAGGATGGTAATGCGCCGCAACCATTCCCCATGCGATATCGAGCAATTCCAGACAAACGGTCTTTACGCGTTCCAGCTTCGTTTCCGCATGCAGCTTGGATAATTCGAGGATCGAAATGAG carries:
- a CDS encoding VWA domain-containing protein codes for the protein MKKVLTIVMIFVVSILCLPQTPRVAAAGQSFVKNRVVALVFDDSGSMKYARNPSTGQSMQIDNWKYANYSLQSLAGLLAPEDNLYVTRMSDPTKVEEIALSSDKRQGSIRSVQQWVDDGNTPTPFLSVQTAMKHLMDKAKANPDSEFWLVVLTDGVFNDFDPAEDNVADPEGNMKRAREQFLAYRQTMQSYNATTRSALVTIEQYLNEEDKRMMSSIKEMWQDALDAKVIESNGQQNIISKINEVAALITNRDPESGTAVSLHPVFTSNGIQFNSLFPIKRLTLLEQVVQNSAGVTIPNDQGKLTINQGGSTGTEGPYQIVTPKDKANLNPPILGQITQYRDLSDEGIMQDGEYRIEMKGADSRKDRVQLLAEPALDFRLAVYNRNPDGTLGQQENAFFFGSQMLAVVKLVKSNATNDPLDLLPATRKLVEVTGSLDDGNALAFQWDDELQAYTAPFDMPVKDFTKVNAQVRIKGFFQKEQSLEFRGHAPRKFGMESGQVEWSARVDKLEDAEPLRFIVTADGEPVGKEELAQILPSLKVDADGKKIHFDVKQEGSEILLQPRPHWNVWFTDAGEIPLTLTINGTFPNEQATVKYTATVQDVPWWYRWGLPILALVLLAVFLWWLIGMIRKPRFHRKSSYMSVTTRTLINGRAIGEYESTEPFRSKWWSRWLVPYWPEKSLIHDLTFEAGAKRDHIVLPKGSQSPGMIVAEEVLDEDAGRRDCRIYSNDEIIVRNGQMESVYKYCKN
- a CDS encoding GNAT family N-acetyltransferase produces the protein MIEIKKDTNSFYVGEQDHKDAEIHYVPTGNDKIIVDHTIVSDRLRGQGVGQALVKRLVEFAREEGIKIMPLCPFAKSQFDRHKEYDDVLLK
- a CDS encoding (4Fe-4S)-binding protein, which gives rise to MSDEVKRYTGEHIDVLFHPERCIHSANCVRGLPEVFNVKRKPWVNADGESADKIAALIDTCPSGALQYIRKDNEAGNA
- a CDS encoding type I glyceraldehyde-3-phosphate dehydrogenase → MGRIGVFGFGRIGRQLLRVALQDELFVPASISDIKDEATLAALFEVDTNYKRWHEKVSAQEGLIVIGGREILFINSSKEVPDWKALDVDLVIDCTGRAVTRAVAQVHLDRGANRVLVSGPSKTLEDCDAVLLKGINLDSFDPDKHKIISMASCTTNALAPVVKIVKENFGIKYGLFSTVHSYTNTQSLTDQPMKDRRDSWAAAENIIPSSSGAAKALKFIWNDLQITGKAYRIPTRTGSIAELNLVTEKPSTVEQVNDLFRNAAAEGELKGVLDVLEGEWASSRIVGDSHSSIIDLPLTQLQGEILSIAAWYDNEWGYASRLAEVAAYLVNK
- a CDS encoding helix-turn-helix domain-containing protein, with product MEISISGKVMLVYGVVFLTVIILTFWLSYIGTMGTLERDLNDTNSALLQQVDQRIEVVFRQTEKDLLNLTNDIEFVYFIMDSYKDDAQKYNNFYALNTKLTDFIRTNPDYSSIYVYSDKSGDILTDKSYIKNAAPESNWLKPYLNMSEYFKWLPTHQAWDGSQNHNVITLVRSYPAISSPGFRKGLVAVNINEKVVYNMVKAVYEDRHAGHLMIVDKEGKVVTHDDKTQLFHNMNALPYIKRVLSEKENGFFTVDLDGVRQTVFYRTSEYTGWKMISIIPESKIYEPLNITRNLLVLFACLMIALGLAALFYVNRWTFRPLERLIGKVSSAYTSDPSHPQSWNTAQLGYLETVFDQMVIDRDHLAKHLRDSKPMLKWKIIMDILTGFKADYQSVSQQLEFVGAKLYEEWFLVCTAEIEKEGATLSPRDESLFAFAFCNVAEELINTECAGAAIDLGGGRAAVVISFAEGDADQNHLRTLALLEQVLDIMKRQFGIVVTVGVGTCFKEMKDIPLSYTGSQKALRYKMVFGQNSVISIEDLLPSESQHYYRLSRFVHSITDALKKTDMTTVRHDMDDMFRAAVESSLEPELIRQLSFELILKSLYTVESLGIEQEPSAPSLSGIYEKIGLCDNWKEAERLVYSVLEELSAKIEEKRSHRGKNETIERMTAYIQEHYQESELSLDLLAEQFHISPAYISRLFKEYTENNFIDYLIQIRINASKALLLEKDRKVNDIAEKVGYANSRSFLRTFKKYTGMTPSEYRKMIVGSEK